A window of Argopecten irradians isolate NY chromosome 14, Ai_NY, whole genome shotgun sequence contains these coding sequences:
- the LOC138306976 gene encoding glutathione S-transferase theta-1-like, with protein sequence MALKVYYDLMSQPSRAVYIFLKMNNIPFVPKPVALRSGEHHTDEFKKINPMSLVPAIDDDGFVLTESVAILKYLALKYNVPDHWYPRRDLQAQARIDEYMNYQHLNTRYNGGMVFQQLVIIPRAMRAPVQWPMVENAKNRLETVIFQLESYFLKDNKPFLGGADISIADLLGVCELMQLYACCEENIYESNPVVKAWVSRVQRRTAPHFEEANKIVNRVRGVYSKQKEAQQNAKL encoded by the exons ATGGCGTTGAAAGTGTATTACGATTTGATGTCCCAGCCTTCACGGGCTGTTTACATCTTTTTAAAAATGAACAACATTCCGTTTGTACCAAAACCTGTTGCACTAAGAAGTG GAGAACATCACACCGATGAGTTTAAGAAAATAAACCCCATGAGTTTGGTACCGGCCATTGATGATGATGGGTTTGTGCTGACTGAGAG TGTTGCCATCCTGAAATATCTGGCCTTGAAGTATAATGTCCCTGACCACTGGTATCCTCGAAGGGACCTTCAGGCCCAGGCCAGGATCGACGAGTACATGAATTATCAACACCTGAACACACGCTACAATGGCGGAATGGTGTTTCAACAACTG GTGATTATACCCAGAGCAATGCGAGCGCCTGTTCAGTGGCCGATGGTAGAGAACGCAAAGAACCGACTAGAGACTGTGATATTTCAACTTGAAAGCTATTTCCTCAAAGACAATAAGCCGTTCTTGGGTGGTGCAGACATTTCCATAGCAGACTTGCTTGGTGTCTGTGAATTGATGCAACTCTATGCCTGTTGCGAGGAAAATATATACGAGTCCAACCCTGTTGTGAAAGCGTGGGTAAGTCGTGTCCAGCGAAGAACGGCTCCACACTTTGAAGAGGCTAACAAGATTGTGAATCGGGTTAGGGGTGTATACTCAAAGCAGAAGGAAGCACAACAAAATGCAAAGTTATAG